The following proteins come from a genomic window of Shewanella halifaxensis HAW-EB4:
- a CDS encoding DUF1302 domain-containing protein translates to MKKVKNGLNKSTLALGIVAALGFGMTNHANAISFNWGEVEGTFDSTWTAGASWRVEGRDWDNQIGKVNHPRFDWSGYSAFSDTKYSSAEIWAQPGSYSSNGDLADLLYTQGDTTAEIFKGLHELSLKYKNFGVFARGMYFYDRKANDGDYGYSNPLTGKEYDPCEDKKASEVQCKDIRLLDAFVYADFDFNGGANPLSIRVGDQVVSWGESTLIAHGIGVINPVDLNILNAPGAELKEAFRPQGMVWASFGITDNLSVEGFYQYDWEPVWVPTPGSFLSTNDFAGYGGYYQNAQLGFNANPDMDLNFLLSEYNALVGMVGSGQVNSSDLASLALAYPTKATLVEDPASASDDGQWGVKLGYYAPQLGETEFGLYYMNYHSRRPLISGTTANFTEEAIGRDLQRLGGKAQSGEAMTREDLLALETFSKAQIVYPEDIQLMGVSFNTLVGDTSVAGEIAHRLDEPLQIDDVELLFAAMPQQLANAGIRPDFDGISQVENYGPGEYAEGFIRLDTTQAQTTFTHLFGPTLGTDNLTMLAEVGGVWIHDMPSHDELRLNGPGTSRSGGNPDMPGIIEALHNGPEVNPFPTDFAWGYRLVAKADYNNVWGGVNIAPRVIFSHDVDGITPDPMFLFTEGKKSVALGINFDYQSRWGADISYNTFFGGVGTTNSLADRDYVSFNIKYSI, encoded by the coding sequence ATGAAAAAGGTTAAAAACGGCTTAAATAAGTCGACGCTCGCTTTGGGGATAGTCGCGGCGCTCGGTTTTGGCATGACAAACCATGCTAATGCAATCTCATTCAATTGGGGTGAGGTGGAAGGAACATTCGATTCTACTTGGACTGCTGGTGCAAGTTGGCGCGTTGAAGGCAGAGATTGGGATAATCAGATCGGTAAGGTGAATCATCCTCGTTTTGATTGGTCAGGTTACTCTGCTTTTAGCGATACTAAATACAGTTCAGCCGAGATTTGGGCACAACCTGGGTCTTATTCGAGTAATGGCGATTTAGCCGATCTGCTATATACCCAAGGCGATACCACTGCAGAAATTTTTAAAGGCTTACATGAACTTTCTCTAAAGTATAAGAATTTTGGTGTTTTTGCTCGCGGAATGTATTTCTATGACCGTAAAGCTAATGATGGCGATTATGGTTATAGCAATCCATTAACAGGCAAAGAGTACGATCCTTGTGAAGATAAGAAAGCTTCTGAAGTTCAATGTAAAGATATTCGCCTACTAGATGCTTTTGTTTATGCCGATTTTGATTTTAACGGTGGTGCAAACCCTCTTTCAATACGAGTGGGTGATCAGGTTGTCTCGTGGGGAGAAAGCACACTGATTGCACACGGTATTGGTGTCATCAATCCAGTCGATCTGAATATTCTTAATGCGCCTGGTGCTGAATTAAAAGAAGCATTTAGGCCTCAAGGAATGGTTTGGGCGTCTTTTGGTATTACAGATAATTTGTCTGTTGAAGGTTTTTATCAATATGATTGGGAGCCTGTTTGGGTTCCAACACCAGGATCATTTCTTTCTACAAATGATTTTGCAGGTTACGGCGGTTATTACCAAAATGCACAGTTAGGCTTTAATGCCAACCCTGACATGGATCTTAATTTCCTCCTATCTGAATATAATGCCCTTGTTGGCATGGTCGGGTCGGGTCAGGTTAACTCGAGCGACTTAGCAAGCCTTGCACTCGCTTATCCAACTAAAGCAACATTAGTAGAAGATCCTGCATCGGCGAGTGATGACGGCCAATGGGGTGTGAAGCTTGGGTATTATGCACCACAACTTGGCGAGACCGAGTTTGGCTTGTACTACATGAACTATCATAGTCGTCGTCCGCTAATCAGCGGTACCACGGCGAACTTTACCGAAGAAGCTATTGGCCGAGACCTGCAGCGACTCGGCGGTAAAGCACAGTCTGGCGAAGCCATGACTCGTGAAGATCTGCTAGCGTTAGAGACGTTCTCAAAAGCACAGATAGTATATCCAGAAGATATTCAACTGATGGGCGTTAGCTTTAATACGCTTGTTGGTGATACTTCCGTTGCCGGTGAAATAGCTCACCGCCTTGATGAGCCATTGCAGATTGATGATGTTGAATTGTTGTTTGCCGCAATGCCACAGCAGCTGGCTAATGCAGGTATTCGTCCTGATTTCGATGGTATTTCACAAGTTGAAAACTATGGGCCGGGGGAATACGCCGAAGGCTTTATTCGTCTTGATACCACTCAAGCACAAACTACCTTTACCCATCTATTCGGCCCGACTCTTGGTACCGACAACTTAACTATGTTGGCTGAGGTTGGTGGTGTGTGGATCCACGATATGCCGAGTCATGATGAGCTTAGACTTAACGGTCCTGGAACATCGCGCTCTGGTGGAAATCCCGACATGCCAGGCATTATTGAAGCCTTACATAATGGCCCTGAGGTTAATCCTTTCCCGACTGATTTTGCTTGGGGTTATCGTTTAGTGGCTAAAGCTGATTACAACAACGTTTGGGGGGGAGTGAATATTGCGCCACGAGTGATCTTCTCTCACGACGTTGATGGTATTACGCCTGACCCGATGTTCTTGTTTACTGAGGGTAAAAAATCAGTGGCATTAGGCATTAACTTTGACTATCAAAGTCGCTGGGGCGCCGATATTTCTTATAACACCTTCTTTGGTGGAGTAGGGACGACCAACTCTTTGGCTGACCGAGATTATGTTTCGTTCAACATTAAGTATTCAATCTAA
- a CDS encoding DUF2835 domain-containing protein, translated as MNISYQAFLPYYRGEINKVEVVDVDGRTLWISARHFRPFLTINGIKAYFNMTVDSQGNLISLDKI; from the coding sequence ATGAATATCAGTTATCAAGCATTCTTGCCTTATTATCGAGGTGAGATAAATAAAGTTGAAGTTGTTGATGTCGATGGCCGAACATTATGGATTAGTGCAAGGCATTTTCGACCCTTCTTAACTATCAATGGCATCAAGGCTTATTTTAATATGACCGTTGATAGTCAAGGAAATCTAATTAGCCTCGATAAGATTTAG